From a single Gemmatimonadota bacterium genomic region:
- a CDS encoding ABC transporter ATP-binding protein, producing the protein MLGLAGIAVRFADTTILKDVSFQMQDGERWGIIGRNGIGKTSLFEVITGDLTPAEGVVTKSQGIKVAVLDQHRTFEGADTVWEAAAGAYKELRRLEVKLAEDAIAMSEAGDSLSQELLDQYGHDLERFEHEGGYEVTARVDAILDGLGFDPVAARDQLVTTLSGGERGRIALAAQLAAKADLLLLDEPTNHLDIHGIEWLEGHLKSSGVTTLIISHDRAFLDAVADHILHLENRTATAYTGNYRTFGEQRAHARLSAQRAFDKQAKIVAKEEDYIRRNKAGQLALQAKGRERRLSRLPRLTAPPDDASVMAVRFEAQSRGGDQVLSTDRLGVDIGDRTLLHDFTTSVRRGDVIGLVGPNGTGKSTLLSVLLGQREPTRGAAKIGDSIVVGYYRQDLADVPRDKSLFDLIHDLRPTWNRGQVQDHLGRVGFSGDSVKRKPESLSGGELARVAMGRLMLTQANLLVFDEPTNHLDVETIEGLEDAIDAFDATVLLVSHDRALLRGLTTRTWVLNDGVIEDFAGGFEEWEEKEKDKRRATAASTNAAKAATREREKLARAKGTEKPKGPKPATAAKRAMDAAEQRVQSAESTVAKLTAALDDPGLYGSGDGARKSKELGRSLEAAKRDLEAAMAEWERSSVDLERFGSPT; encoded by the coding sequence ATGTTGGGTTTAGCCGGTATCGCGGTGCGGTTTGCCGACACCACGATTTTGAAAGACGTCTCGTTCCAGATGCAGGACGGCGAGCGGTGGGGCATCATCGGTCGGAACGGGATCGGGAAGACTTCGCTGTTTGAAGTGATCACCGGCGACCTCACCCCGGCCGAAGGGGTGGTGACGAAGTCGCAGGGCATCAAGGTGGCGGTGCTGGATCAGCACCGCACCTTCGAAGGCGCCGACACCGTGTGGGAGGCCGCGGCGGGGGCGTATAAGGAACTCCGGCGGCTCGAGGTCAAACTGGCCGAAGATGCCATTGCCATGAGCGAAGCGGGCGATAGCCTGTCCCAGGAATTGCTCGACCAGTACGGACACGATCTCGAACGGTTCGAACACGAGGGCGGCTATGAGGTGACCGCCCGGGTCGACGCGATTCTGGACGGGCTGGGCTTTGATCCGGTCGCGGCCCGCGACCAACTGGTCACGACGTTGTCGGGCGGCGAACGGGGGCGGATTGCCCTTGCCGCCCAACTTGCGGCTAAAGCCGACCTGCTGCTGCTCGACGAGCCGACCAACCACTTGGACATCCACGGGATTGAGTGGCTGGAAGGCCATCTCAAGAGTTCGGGCGTGACGACGCTCATCATCAGCCACGATCGAGCCTTCCTCGACGCGGTGGCCGATCACATCCTCCATCTCGAAAACCGGACCGCCACCGCCTACACCGGCAACTACCGAACCTTCGGCGAGCAACGGGCCCATGCCCGGCTCTCGGCCCAGCGGGCCTTCGATAAGCAGGCCAAGATCGTCGCCAAGGAAGAGGACTACATCCGCCGGAATAAGGCCGGGCAACTCGCGCTTCAGGCCAAGGGCCGGGAACGCCGGCTGTCTCGGTTGCCGCGGCTCACCGCGCCGCCCGATGATGCCTCGGTCATGGCAGTCCGGTTCGAGGCCCAGTCCCGGGGCGGCGATCAGGTCCTGAGCACCGACCGGCTTGGCGTCGACATCGGCGACCGAACGCTGCTCCACGACTTCACCACCTCCGTCCGACGGGGCGACGTGATCGGCCTGGTGGGTCCGAACGGCACCGGCAAGTCGACCCTGCTGTCAGTGCTCCTGGGCCAGCGCGAACCGACCCGCGGGGCCGCCAAGATCGGCGACTCGATCGTGGTCGGCTACTACCGCCAGGACTTGGCCGATGTGCCGCGCGACAAGTCTCTCTTCGATTTGATTCACGACCTCCGCCCGACGTGGAACCGGGGCCAAGTCCAAGATCACCTTGGCCGGGTCGGCTTCTCCGGCGATTCGGTCAAACGGAAGCCCGAGAGCCTCTCCGGCGGCGAGTTGGCCCGGGTGGCCATGGGGCGGCTGATGTTGACCCAAGCGAATCTGCTGGTATTCGACGAGCCCACCAACCATCTCGACGTCGAAACCATCGAGGGTTTGGAAGACGCGATCGATGCTTTCGACGCCACCGTCTTGCTGGTGAGCCACGATCGAGCCCTCCTTCGGGGACTCACGACCCGGACTTGGGTCCTCAACGACGGCGTGATCGAGGATTTCGCGGGCGGGTTCGAAGAGTGGGAGGAGAAGGAAAAGGACAAGCGCCGGGCGACCGCGGCATCCACCAACGCGGCCAAAGCGGCGACGCGGGAGCGGGAGAAACTGGCCCGGGCAAAAGGCACCGAGAAGCCCAAGGGTCCCAAGCCGGCCACTGCGGCCAAGCGGGCCATGGACGCCGCCGAGCAGCGGGTCCAATCCGCCGAGTCGACGGTGGCCAAGCTCACGGCCGCGCTCGATGATCCGGGGCTCTACGGGTCCGGCGATGGCGCCCGGAAGTCCAAGGAACTCGGCCGGTCGCTCGAAGCCGCGAAGCGAGACCTTGAGGCGGCGATGGCCGAGTGGGAGCGGTCGTCGGTCGACTTGGAACGGTTCGGGTCCCCTACTTGA
- a CDS encoding GntR family transcriptional regulator — MTPTSRKRAPRVEARPPGAGRPDRVVEVYEELRDLVVRGRLAPGARLVEAQVVSRLGASRTSVRGALQRLQQEGFVRGGTTGLKGRIAVAPLTSADAVELFQVVAEIEGLAAENASQLAPTPRQSLVADLNRVNEEYRRTAAAPRPDGDRLFALDTNFHWLYVEAGAGPRLLGLHLAIKPQIERYVRIYQTALTEAIPTSVVEHAAVVAEIATGSGRGAQDAVRTNWRNAAARLRLVIDARGESGSW; from the coding sequence ATGACGCCTACGAGCCGCAAACGAGCCCCGCGGGTTGAAGCTCGCCCGCCGGGTGCCGGTCGGCCCGATCGGGTGGTCGAGGTGTACGAAGAGCTCCGCGACTTGGTGGTGCGGGGCCGGCTCGCCCCCGGGGCTCGGTTGGTCGAGGCCCAGGTCGTCAGCCGGCTCGGGGCGAGCCGGACTTCAGTGCGCGGGGCGCTCCAGCGGCTCCAGCAAGAGGGCTTCGTCCGGGGCGGGACGACCGGGCTCAAGGGCCGGATCGCCGTGGCGCCGCTGACCAGCGCGGATGCGGTTGAATTGTTTCAGGTGGTGGCGGAGATCGAAGGTCTGGCCGCGGAAAACGCCTCCCAATTGGCGCCGACACCGCGCCAGAGCTTGGTGGCGGATCTCAACCGGGTCAACGAGGAGTATCGCCGGACCGCCGCGGCGCCCCGGCCCGATGGCGACCGGTTGTTTGCGCTCGACACCAACTTCCATTGGCTCTACGTCGAAGCCGGTGCCGGCCCCCGGCTCCTCGGCCTCCACCTGGCCATCAAGCCCCAGATCGAGCGCTACGTCCGGATCTACCAGACCGCCTTGACCGAGGCGATCCCAACGTCGGTCGTCGAACACGCCGCGGTCGTCGCCGAGATCGCGACCGGGTCGGGGCGGGGCGCCCAGGACGCGGTCCGCACCAACTGGCGGAACGCCGCCGCCCGGCTCCGGTTGGTCATCGATGCCCGGGGCGAATCGGGGTCATGGTAG
- a CDS encoding carboxypeptidase, whose protein sequence is MNKTILVLGWLAAAPLVAQDRPTTPATPAPSPAAVKFPIDTVTRRDAVATIKGQRVPYRVTAGTQPVWDDKGAPVATLFYTYYERTDVADKSTRPFVMSFNGGPGSASVWMHMAYTGPKLLRIDDEGFPVQPYGVQDNPHSILDVADIVYIDPVNTGFSRIIGDQKREQFFGVNEDIAYLARWLDAFVGRQGRWTSPKYLIGESYGTNRVSGLAQRLQGSHWMYLNGVVLVSPTPLGVARDGPVGSALTLPYYAATAWYHKALAPDLQSKNLDQLLPEVEKFTVDELVPALTRAGSLDPARRSALIKQVARYSGLKEDVVRQHSMAVSTSFFWKELLRDRGLTVGRLDSRYRGLDREDSGESPDFDPALTSWNHAFAPAINSYLREQLGWKTDLQYWLFGPVHPWNRTGDQTGANLQEAMGSNPYLHVMVQSGYFDGGTPYFDAKYTMWNMDPSGRFQDRMTFKGYRSGHMMYLRQQDLATSNEDIRAFIARTTTTPGQPAKR, encoded by the coding sequence ATGAACAAGACGATCCTCGTGCTCGGTTGGCTGGCCGCGGCTCCCCTCGTGGCCCAAGACCGCCCCACGACCCCGGCGACCCCGGCGCCATCCCCTGCCGCCGTGAAATTCCCGATCGATACCGTGACCCGGCGCGACGCCGTGGCCACCATCAAGGGCCAACGGGTTCCCTATCGCGTCACCGCCGGAACCCAGCCGGTGTGGGACGACAAGGGCGCTCCGGTCGCGACGCTCTTCTACACTTACTACGAGCGGACCGATGTCGCCGACAAATCGACCCGGCCCTTCGTGATGTCGTTCAACGGCGGCCCCGGCTCGGCCTCGGTCTGGATGCACATGGCCTACACCGGCCCCAAGCTGCTCCGGATCGACGACGAGGGCTTTCCGGTCCAGCCCTATGGCGTCCAAGACAATCCCCACTCGATCCTCGACGTGGCCGACATCGTCTACATCGATCCGGTCAATACCGGCTTCTCCCGAATCATCGGCGACCAGAAGCGGGAGCAGTTCTTCGGAGTCAACGAGGACATCGCCTACCTCGCTCGCTGGCTCGATGCCTTCGTCGGCCGGCAAGGCCGGTGGACCAGCCCCAAGTACCTGATCGGCGAAAGCTACGGGACCAATCGGGTGTCCGGCCTGGCCCAGCGGCTTCAAGGATCGCACTGGATGTACTTGAACGGCGTCGTGCTGGTTTCGCCGACCCCCCTCGGAGTTGCCCGGGACGGTCCGGTGGGTTCGGCGCTGACCCTGCCCTACTACGCGGCCACGGCGTGGTATCACAAGGCGCTCGCGCCCGACCTCCAGAGCAAGAATCTCGATCAGCTCCTCCCAGAAGTGGAGAAGTTCACGGTGGACGAGTTGGTCCCCGCCTTGACCCGGGCCGGTTCCCTCGACCCCGCGCGCCGGAGCGCCCTGATCAAGCAGGTGGCCCGGTACAGCGGCCTCAAGGAGGACGTGGTCCGGCAGCATTCAATGGCGGTCTCGACGTCGTTCTTCTGGAAGGAACTGCTTCGCGACCGTGGCCTAACGGTGGGGCGGCTCGATTCTCGGTACCGGGGCCTCGACCGCGAGGACTCGGGTGAATCGCCGGATTTCGACCCGGCCCTGACCTCCTGGAACCATGCGTTTGCCCCGGCAATCAACTCCTACCTCCGGGAGCAGCTTGGCTGGAAGACCGATCTCCAGTACTGGCTTTTCGGGCCGGTGCACCCCTGGAACCGCACCGGCGACCAGACCGGCGCCAACTTGCAGGAGGCGATGGGCTCGAACCCTTACCTCCACGTCATGGTGCAGTCGGGCTACTTCGACGGCGGCACCCCCTACTTCGACGCCAAGTACACGATGTGGAACATGGACCCGTCGGGGCGGTTCCAGGACCGGATGACCTTCAAGGGGTATCGATCCGGCCACATGATGTACCT
- a CDS encoding D-TA family PLP-dependent enzyme: MRLTELETPVPLVDLDVLDRNLDRMAAYAKQYGLGLRPHVKTHKSPRLSSEQIRRGAVGLTCATTHEAEVMADLTDDVLVAYPPVGSARLARLMALPTHVRLMVALDSAEAIEGLAAAARAANRPVRVLIECDLGMHRVGVSTIEEGIRLAKLVRSLPPLEFAGVNFYPGHIRGAPAERQELMAKLNSDSTTWLAAFDAAGVKPAIVSGGSTPTAFESHEIHGLTEIRPGTYIYNDREIVSTGAAAREDCAFTILATIISTSVPGQAVCDAGAKALGREPLRVGSGVGFGELVDHPEVTVKGMSEEHGILDLSQSTWKPKVGDLVRIIPNHVCIVTHLNDFIHGVRGDRVETVWPIAARGRMAKA; the protein is encoded by the coding sequence ATGCGCCTGACTGAACTCGAAACGCCCGTTCCCCTCGTCGACCTCGACGTTCTCGACCGGAACCTCGATCGGATGGCGGCCTACGCCAAGCAGTACGGCCTCGGTCTTCGTCCCCACGTGAAGACCCACAAGTCGCCCCGGCTCTCGTCGGAGCAGATTCGGCGTGGTGCGGTCGGCCTGACCTGTGCCACGACCCATGAAGCCGAAGTGATGGCCGACCTGACCGATGATGTGTTGGTGGCCTATCCGCCGGTCGGCTCGGCGCGGCTGGCCCGGCTCATGGCGTTGCCAACGCATGTCCGCCTGATGGTGGCGCTGGACTCCGCGGAGGCCATTGAAGGGCTGGCGGCCGCGGCGCGGGCCGCCAACCGGCCGGTGCGGGTGCTGATCGAATGTGACTTGGGCATGCACCGGGTCGGGGTCAGCACCATCGAGGAAGGAATCCGGCTCGCGAAGCTGGTTCGGTCGCTGCCGCCGCTCGAATTTGCCGGGGTCAATTTCTACCCCGGGCACATCCGGGGGGCCCCGGCCGAGCGGCAGGAACTGATGGCGAAGCTCAACAGCGACAGCACGACGTGGCTGGCGGCGTTCGACGCGGCGGGGGTCAAGCCGGCCATCGTGAGCGGGGGGTCGACGCCGACCGCGTTCGAGTCCCATGAGATTCATGGCCTCACGGAAATCCGGCCCGGCACCTACATCTACAACGACCGGGAGATCGTCTCGACCGGCGCGGCGGCGCGCGAGGACTGTGCCTTTACGATCCTGGCCACCATCATCAGCACCTCGGTGCCCGGCCAGGCGGTCTGCGATGCCGGGGCCAAGGCGTTAGGCCGCGAGCCGCTCCGGGTCGGCAGCGGGGTCGGGTTCGGGGAATTGGTCGATCATCCCGAGGTCACCGTCAAAGGCATGTCCGAAGAGCACGGGATTCTCGATTTGAGCCAGAGCACCTGGAAGCCCAAGGTCGGCGACCTGGTCCGGATCATCCCGAATCACGTCTGCATCGTGACCCATCTCAATGATTTCATCCATGGGGTCCGGGGCGACCGGGTCGAAACCGTGTGGCCGATCGCGGCCCGCGGGCGGATGGCGAAAGCGTAA
- a CDS encoding arsenate reductase — MEVQVFGVKKSAETRTALRFFAERRVKTHFVDFGVRGPSPGELTRFAQKFGVSALIDTTSKRFAELGWGVARYGDQTWLDKLVEEPLALKLPLVRYQQHLTVGPAEPIWKTWT, encoded by the coding sequence ATGGAGGTTCAAGTGTTCGGCGTCAAGAAGAGCGCGGAAACCCGCACCGCGCTCCGGTTCTTCGCGGAACGGCGCGTCAAGACCCATTTCGTCGACTTTGGGGTCCGGGGTCCTTCCCCGGGCGAACTGACTCGGTTTGCTCAAAAATTCGGGGTGTCGGCCCTGATTGATACCACCTCGAAGCGGTTCGCCGAACTCGGGTGGGGCGTTGCCCGCTACGGCGATCAAACCTGGCTCGACAAGTTGGTCGAAGAGCCGCTGGCGTTGAAACTGCCCTTGGTCCGGTACCAGCAGCACCTCACGGTGGGCCCGGCCGAGCCGATCTGGAAAACCTGGACCTGA